One window from the genome of Fulvivirga lutea encodes:
- a CDS encoding glycosyltransferase family 4 protein, which produces MSLKVLHISSERSWRGGEQQIAYLITELQSHGVHNEVLCQQGSEFEKYCESNSINYHTTQFSGLKGFSKGAKVLKKISKEFDLIHLHTSKGHTVAFYSYLRGCRAKFVLSRRVDFVPGSSLFTRWKYTFKGIKKILCVSEAIRNIMINYLGEKYEDACVTVHSGVDLDKFKSTDELDLKKQYKIDPATFIIGNTSALADHKDYYTFIDTAYLIIQSGFKCKFFILGDGPLEDEIKKYCYSQGIGDHVIFTGFVSNPIEYLRNFDLFLITSKTEGLGTSIIDAFANDIPVVATNAGGIPELVINEQTGLLCDVKDSNHLTEAVLRLASDNELKQRLITNAKAHIKNFTKEETAKKTLKIYQEIV; this is translated from the coding sequence GTGAGCCTAAAGGTATTACACATATCAAGCGAACGAAGTTGGCGGGGCGGTGAGCAGCAGATAGCTTACCTGATTACTGAATTGCAGTCTCATGGCGTACATAACGAGGTTTTATGTCAGCAAGGATCAGAGTTTGAGAAATATTGTGAATCCAATTCTATTAATTATCATACTACACAATTCTCAGGCTTAAAGGGTTTTAGCAAAGGGGCTAAAGTCTTAAAAAAGATATCTAAAGAGTTTGATCTAATTCATTTACATACCTCGAAAGGGCATACAGTGGCGTTCTATTCATACTTGAGAGGGTGTAGAGCCAAGTTTGTATTATCAAGAAGGGTCGATTTTGTTCCTGGATCAAGTCTATTCACCAGATGGAAATACACCTTTAAAGGCATTAAAAAGATACTATGTGTTTCTGAAGCCATACGAAATATCATGATCAACTATTTGGGTGAAAAATATGAGGATGCATGCGTTACTGTTCATAGCGGAGTGGATCTGGATAAGTTTAAATCAACTGATGAACTGGATTTAAAAAAGCAGTATAAAATTGATCCAGCTACATTTATTATTGGTAATACTTCGGCATTGGCAGATCATAAAGATTATTACACGTTTATAGATACTGCTTATTTGATTATTCAAAGTGGCTTTAAATGCAAATTCTTTATTCTTGGAGATGGGCCGCTAGAAGATGAGATTAAGAAATATTGCTATAGCCAGGGAATTGGAGACCATGTTATTTTTACAGGATTTGTTAGCAACCCTATCGAATATCTGAGAAACTTTGATTTATTTCTTATTACCTCTAAAACAGAAGGTCTGGGCACCTCAATTATTGATGCCTTTGCAAATGACATTCCTGTTGTTGCAACAAATGCGGGTGGTATCCCTGAGTTGGTCATCAATGAGCAAACAGGCCTTCTATGCGATGTGAAGGACTCCAATCACTTAACTGAGGCGGTTTTAAGACTGGCTTCGGATAACGAATTAAAGCAACGATTAATTACCAATGCTAAAGCACACATTAAGAACTTCACAAAAGAAGAGACAGCAAAAAAGACGCTGAAAATATATCAGGAAATAGTTTAG
- a CDS encoding Maf family protein translates to MSFNRHLILASKSPRRQQLLKEAGYQFEVLTKEVDESFPDDLDPKDVAAYLSRKKADAFSDEINDSVLITADTVVKVGKTILNKPADENEAFEMLSLLNNRSHEVITGFTIKDKSRQVTKSCTTIVHFRNLTDDELWHYIKTYKPFDKAGAYGIQEWIGMVGIDKIEGSYFNVVGLPVHAIAEALKDFN, encoded by the coding sequence ATGAGTTTCAATCGCCACCTTATACTTGCTTCTAAATCACCGAGAAGGCAGCAATTACTGAAAGAAGCCGGCTATCAATTTGAAGTGCTTACGAAAGAGGTTGATGAATCATTTCCTGATGATCTGGACCCTAAAGATGTAGCTGCGTATTTGTCAAGAAAAAAAGCAGATGCATTTAGTGATGAAATCAACGATTCAGTCTTAATTACAGCGGATACGGTAGTTAAGGTTGGCAAAACAATTCTCAATAAACCTGCTGATGAAAATGAAGCATTTGAAATGCTATCGCTGTTAAATAATAGGAGTCATGAGGTAATTACCGGTTTTACGATTAAAGACAAATCAAGGCAAGTCACAAAATCTTGTACCACAATTGTTCATTTCAGGAATTTAACTGATGATGAACTTTGGCATTATATTAAAACCTACAAGCCCTTTGATAAAGCTGGTGCCTATGGTATACAAGAATGGATTGGTATGGTAGGAATTGATAAAATTGAGGGGTCCTATTTCAATGTGGTAGGCCTACCTGTTCATGCTATTGCAGAAGCTTTGAAGGACTTCAACTAA
- a CDS encoding DUF1015 domain-containing protein codes for MAEIKPIRPWRFNDDLSKNIDNLTSPLFDVVSDKQRESLYQNQYNSIHLSVPKGPNAADNAKKLLEEWKTSGAVKQDDLYGIYVYYQYFTLPGSHKEYCRKGFICNLRAYDWEDKVLLRHENTMPGSVNDRIDILEKTQLNVSPTHGLYTDETFELEKYMDESMKFPIYETEDYQGVRDVLSVIHDAEVIKRFITLIDDKQIILADGHHRYEGSLMYRHKMMAENKNHTGKEGYNYHLMFLTNTEADDLRILPTHRLIRNIENFDPQELLKKLEPYFIFKPVDDPYNINEIILGKQWAFGLLFKDFAIKVRLKPEMINEIKWNFPQEIKELDLTVMHYFIIEKALGIEGKDQRASDKLIFDRSFGDCLAKVITEEVQMAIITNDISMEDVKKVCYSGYTMPQKSTYFYPKVICGYLFSSIKEDEFQSPPYTCF; via the coding sequence ATGGCTGAAATTAAACCTATTCGTCCCTGGAGATTTAATGACGATCTATCTAAGAATATAGATAATTTAACCTCTCCACTTTTCGATGTTGTTTCTGATAAACAGCGTGAAAGTTTATATCAGAATCAGTATAACAGCATTCATCTATCTGTTCCGAAAGGTCCGAATGCCGCTGACAATGCGAAAAAACTGTTAGAGGAATGGAAGACTTCAGGAGCTGTAAAGCAGGATGATCTTTATGGCATTTATGTTTATTACCAGTACTTTACGTTGCCAGGTAGCCATAAAGAGTATTGCCGAAAAGGATTCATTTGCAATTTAAGAGCTTATGATTGGGAGGATAAAGTACTTCTAAGGCATGAAAATACCATGCCCGGGTCAGTAAATGATCGTATTGATATCCTTGAAAAAACCCAGCTTAACGTGAGCCCTACTCATGGCCTCTATACTGATGAAACTTTTGAGTTAGAGAAATACATGGATGAGAGCATGAAGTTTCCCATCTATGAAACAGAAGATTATCAAGGTGTTAGAGATGTATTAAGTGTAATACATGATGCCGAAGTAATAAAAAGGTTTATAACTCTGATTGACGACAAGCAAATCATTTTGGCTGACGGCCATCACCGTTATGAAGGTTCTTTGATGTATCGTCATAAAATGATGGCTGAGAATAAAAATCATACTGGTAAGGAAGGATACAATTATCATTTGATGTTTTTAACCAACACTGAAGCTGATGATTTAAGAATACTTCCCACACATCGTCTGATTAGAAACATTGAAAATTTTGATCCACAAGAATTACTTAAAAAGCTTGAACCCTATTTCATTTTCAAACCAGTTGATGATCCTTACAATATCAACGAAATCATATTAGGTAAACAATGGGCTTTTGGTCTACTCTTTAAAGATTTTGCAATTAAAGTGCGATTGAAGCCTGAAATGATTAATGAAATCAAGTGGAACTTCCCACAAGAAATAAAAGAGCTTGACCTTACTGTCATGCATTATTTTATCATAGAAAAGGCACTTGGAATTGAAGGTAAAGACCAACGGGCATCGGATAAGTTAATATTTGATCGCAGTTTCGGGGATTGTTTGGCTAAAGTAATTACCGAAGAAGTTCAAATGGCCATTATCACTAATGACATTTCTATGGAGGATGTGAAAAAGGTGTGTTATAGTGGTTATACAATGCCTCAAAAATCGACTTATTTCTATCCTAAAGTAATATGCGGATATCTTTTCAGTTCAATTAAAGAAGATGAGTTTCAATCGCCACCTTATACTTGCTTCTAA
- the accC gene encoding acetyl-CoA carboxylase biotin carboxylase subunit, which produces MAKIKKILIANRGEIALRIMRTAHEMGIKTVAVYSEADRNALHVRYADEAVCIGPPPSSQSYLDVNKIIETCKRLKVDAIHPGYGFLSENAAFAKTVTDNNIIFIGPSPEAIETMGSKLAAKAAVAKYDVPLVPGIEKAIDDVNEAKEIAKEIGYPILIKASAGGGGKGMRIVEGEKDFEEQMNRAISEAKSAFGDGSVFIEKFVTSPKHIEFQILGDQHGNIVHLFERECSIQRRHQKVIEEAPSSCLTPEVREAMGKAAVGVAKACDYYGAGTVEFIVDDKLNFYFLEMNTRLQVEHPVTEEITGIDLVKEQIKIAEGEKLPFNQEDLSFNGHAIELRVYAEDPANNFLPDIGKLITYRRPEGPGVRVDDGFEEGMDIPIYYDPMIAKLTVYADTRQKAITRALRAIEEYEISGIETTLDFCRYVLQHESFTSGKFDTKFVDHFFSPDKLKQESTEEENKIAAVLAAHVLNNQSEKKEKQEIERSVSKWKQRARK; this is translated from the coding sequence ATGGCTAAAATAAAGAAGATATTAATAGCGAACAGAGGTGAAATAGCACTGCGAATCATGCGTACAGCGCATGAAATGGGCATAAAAACAGTTGCCGTATACAGTGAAGCAGATCGAAATGCACTCCATGTTAGATATGCTGATGAAGCGGTATGTATAGGTCCTCCGCCCTCTTCACAATCTTATTTAGATGTGAATAAGATAATTGAGACCTGTAAAAGATTGAAAGTTGATGCCATTCACCCGGGCTACGGATTCTTATCTGAAAATGCTGCATTCGCAAAAACAGTTACTGACAATAATATTATTTTCATAGGGCCATCGCCTGAAGCTATAGAAACCATGGGGTCTAAGCTAGCCGCAAAAGCTGCAGTAGCTAAATATGACGTTCCTTTAGTTCCGGGTATTGAAAAAGCAATTGATGATGTAAATGAGGCAAAAGAAATTGCAAAGGAAATTGGCTACCCTATTCTTATTAAAGCTAGTGCCGGTGGTGGTGGTAAAGGAATGAGAATTGTTGAAGGAGAGAAGGATTTTGAAGAACAAATGAACCGTGCAATCAGTGAAGCAAAATCTGCTTTTGGTGATGGGTCAGTTTTTATCGAAAAATTTGTAACCTCACCAAAACACATTGAGTTTCAAATACTTGGAGATCAGCATGGCAATATTGTTCACTTATTTGAAAGAGAATGTTCCATACAAAGAAGACATCAAAAAGTAATTGAAGAAGCACCATCTTCCTGCCTTACTCCTGAAGTGCGTGAAGCTATGGGAAAAGCGGCTGTTGGTGTGGCAAAAGCTTGTGATTATTATGGTGCAGGAACGGTAGAGTTTATTGTGGATGATAAACTCAATTTTTATTTTCTAGAAATGAATACGAGGCTGCAAGTAGAACATCCTGTTACTGAAGAAATTACTGGAATTGATCTTGTCAAAGAACAAATTAAAATTGCTGAAGGTGAAAAATTACCATTTAATCAGGAAGATTTATCCTTTAATGGACATGCAATTGAGCTAAGAGTTTATGCCGAAGACCCGGCCAACAATTTTCTACCGGATATTGGCAAGCTGATAACTTACAGAAGACCGGAAGGTCCGGGTGTAAGAGTTGACGATGGATTTGAAGAAGGTATGGATATTCCAATCTATTATGATCCTATGATTGCGAAGCTAACTGTATATGCCGATACAAGGCAAAAGGCAATTACAAGGGCACTCAGGGCCATTGAAGAATATGAGATAAGCGGTATTGAAACTACTTTAGACTTCTGCAGGTATGTACTTCAGCATGAGTCATTTACCTCTGGTAAGTTTGATACAAAATTTGTAGACCATTTCTTCTCACCTGATAAGCTTAAGCAAGAATCTACAGAAGAGGAAAATAAAATTGCTGCCGTATTAGCTGCTCACGTTCTAAACAATCAGTCTGAGAAAAAGGAGAAACAAGAGATTGAAAGAAGTGTAAGTAAATGGAAACAGCGCGCCCGGAAATAA
- a CDS encoding aminotransferase class I/II-fold pyridoxal phosphate-dependent enzyme, translated as MDLFEKLNVAEGALGKFSHLPKDYFMFPKLEGDIAPRMKFNGKEVLTWSLNNYLGLANHPEVRKADADAAAQWGLAYPMGARMMSGNSVNHIKLEEQLADFIKKESVMLLNYGYQGVVSIIDAIVDRKDVIVYDAESHACIIDGLRLHIGKRFVYPHNNIENLETQLKRAKRITDETGGGILVITEGVFGMSGNQGDLKSIVELKKKYAFRLFVDDAHGFGTLGETGAGAGEAQGVQDEIDLYFSTFAKSMASIGAFVGGDERIITYLRYTMRSQIYAKSLPMPLVVGAMKRLELLRTKPELREQLWTVVNALQSGLKEQGFDIGTTKSCVTPVLFKGGVGEGGNMTVDLRENYNIFCSMVVYPVVPKDIIMLRLIPTAAHTLADVEETIKAFASVKTKLDEGVYKREEIMSITR; from the coding sequence GTGGATTTATTTGAAAAATTGAACGTTGCAGAAGGGGCTTTAGGTAAGTTTTCACATTTACCAAAAGACTATTTTATGTTCCCTAAATTGGAAGGGGATATTGCTCCAAGAATGAAGTTTAATGGCAAAGAGGTGTTGACATGGAGTTTGAACAACTACCTTGGTTTGGCTAATCATCCTGAAGTACGAAAGGCTGATGCTGATGCTGCTGCACAATGGGGTCTTGCTTATCCAATGGGTGCAAGAATGATGTCAGGGAACTCAGTAAATCACATAAAACTAGAAGAGCAACTTGCAGATTTTATCAAAAAAGAATCTGTAATGCTTTTGAATTACGGATATCAGGGGGTTGTTTCTATTATTGATGCAATTGTAGATAGAAAAGACGTAATCGTTTATGATGCCGAATCTCACGCTTGTATCATAGATGGTTTAAGATTGCATATTGGTAAAAGATTCGTTTACCCACACAATAACATTGAGAATCTTGAAACTCAACTAAAGAGAGCAAAAAGAATTACTGACGAAACTGGAGGTGGTATTTTAGTGATCACAGAAGGTGTATTCGGTATGTCAGGTAACCAAGGTGACTTGAAGAGCATTGTTGAGTTAAAGAAAAAGTACGCTTTCAGACTATTTGTTGATGATGCTCACGGCTTTGGTACGTTAGGTGAAACTGGTGCCGGTGCTGGTGAAGCTCAAGGAGTTCAGGATGAAATTGATTTGTACTTCTCTACTTTTGCTAAATCAATGGCTAGTATTGGTGCTTTTGTAGGTGGTGATGAGCGTATTATTACTTATTTAAGGTATACGATGCGTTCTCAGATCTACGCTAAATCATTACCTATGCCTTTAGTAGTAGGTGCAATGAAGCGTTTAGAATTGCTAAGAACAAAGCCAGAATTAAGAGAGCAGCTTTGGACGGTTGTAAATGCTTTACAATCAGGTTTGAAAGAACAAGGATTTGATATTGGAACAACTAAATCTTGTGTTACTCCTGTATTGTTTAAAGGTGGAGTAGGAGAAGGCGGTAACATGACAGTTGACTTAAGAGAGAATTATAACATTTTCTGTTCAATGGTGGTGTACCCTGTAGTGCCTAAAGACATAATAATGCTACGATTAATACCAACAGCTGCACATACTTTAGCAGATGTAGAGGAAACAATTAAAGCTTTTGCCTCTGTAAAGACCAAGTTAGATGAAGGTGTTTACAAGAGAGAGGAGATAATGTCAATAACTCGATAA
- a CDS encoding histone H1 yields the protein MKKFEELKNLVMGLESDFEKFYDKKNNAAGTRVRKGMQELKNMAQDIRVEVQDIKNKG from the coding sequence ATGAAGAAATTTGAAGAACTTAAAAACTTAGTAATGGGTCTTGAGTCTGACTTTGAAAAGTTCTATGACAAGAAGAATAACGCAGCTGGAACAAGAGTAAGAAAAGGCATGCAAGAGTTGAAGAACATGGCTCAAGATATCAGAGTTGAAGTTCAGGATATCAAAAACAAAGGTTAA